Proteins encoded in a region of the Rutidosis leptorrhynchoides isolate AG116_Rl617_1_P2 chromosome 9, CSIRO_AGI_Rlap_v1, whole genome shotgun sequence genome:
- the LOC139869005 gene encoding caffeic acid 3-O-methyltransferase-like, whose protein sequence is MKQGVKKWILHNWSDDRCLTLLKNCYKALPDDGKIISVEAILPFVPNTSPIDKFNMHIDAAMMTHNPGGKERTEDEFLTLAKGAGFTGIKKACFASALWVMEFYK, encoded by the exons ATGAAACAGGGAGTAAAGAAG TGGATCCTTCACAACTGGAGTGATGATCGTTGTTTGACGCTACTAAAAAATTGCTACAAGGCTTTACCGGACGACGGAAAGATTATTAGCGTAGAGGCAATTCTTCCATTCGTGCCGAACACTAGCCCCATTGACAAATTCAACATGCATATTGATGCGGCCATGATGACACACAATCCTGGAGGAAAGGAGCGCACCGAGGATGAGTTTCTTACATTAGCTAAAGGCGCTGGGTTCACAGGGATCAAAAAGGCTTGCTTTGCTAGCGCATTATGGGTTATGGAGTTCTATAAGTAA